One region of Corvus cornix cornix isolate S_Up_H32 chromosome 14, ASM73873v5, whole genome shotgun sequence genomic DNA includes:
- the GGA2 gene encoding ADP-ribosylation factor-binding protein GGA2: MAGTGQLERWLNEATDPSTSEENWECIQRFCDQVNADTEGPLFALRLLAHKIQSPQEGEALHALTVLETCVNNCGDRFHSEMAKFRFLNELIKVLSPKYYGIWSSEKVKSRVTEVIFSWTVWFPQEVKIQDAYQMLKKQGIVKEDPKLPEDKILPPPSPRPQNSIFDTDEEKSKLLARLLKSSHPEDLQAANRLIQSVIKEEQEKSAQVSRRVNTINEVSENVKRMDELLENYRRHELSPADQETLQALFQRCEKLRPLLFRLASEAVADEEALAEILQANDKLSRALGQYRQVVASQENGDGVGSAASSAHAPACRAAPRRMKSYTLIDFSELEAMAQTPPDPFADTPSASRHSSTTSTCLLEEELQSLGLCNSPVIQKPPPDFGLAEPAVHNGFREGVSAVHTLGPQESWEDSCAGKSAFRSLDEQLSPLSKTKTFSLDLSPMKLPFPDLPNNSVADPPLLSPGYELKPAASLHPASYDASLENLFVPLVSVTPSTICPLTVYDRNGFKAMLHFSRDPAPGRPDVLVMVLSMLSTSAHPIKDIVFQAAVPKTMQIKLQPASGSELPAFNPLLPPAVVSQVLLLANPHKDPIRLRYKLVFMQGVQPCSEVGEVTGFPEAELWGRS; encoded by the exons ATGGCTGGCACGGGGCAGCTGGAGCGGTGGCTCA ATGAGGCCACTGACCCGAGTACCTCTGAGGAAAACTGGGAATGCATCCAGCGGTTCTGCGACCAGGTGAACGCTGACACGGAGGG CCCGTTGTTTGCGCTGAGGCTGCTGGCACACAAAATCCAGTCCCCTCAGGAGGGGGAAGCTCTCCATGCTCTCACA gtgctggagaCCTGTGTGAACAACTGTGGTGACAGATTTCACAGTGAAATGGCAAAATTCAGGTTTTTGAACGAGCTGATTAAAGTGCTTTCCCCAAAG TACTATGGAATTTGGTCTTCAGAAAAAGTCAAGTCAAGGGTCACAGAAGTGATATTCAGTTGGACAGTCTGGTTTCCTCAGGAAGTCAAAATCCAGGATGCTTATCAGATGCTGAAGAAACAAG GGATTGTAAAAGAAGATCCCAAACTGCCAGAAGACAAAATTTTACCTCCCCCTTCTCCAAGACCTCAGAATTCTATTTTTGACACAGATGAAGAGAAATCCAAG CTCCTGGCCAGGCTCCTGAAGAGCAGCCACCCTGAGGACCTGCAGGCAGCCAACCGCCTGATCCAGAGCGTGATTAAAGAG GAACAAGAAAAGTCAGCTCAGGTGTCCCGAAGAGTGAACACCATCAATGAGGTTTCTGAGAATGTCAAACGTATGGATGAGTTACTGGAGAACTACAGGAGACATGAATTATCCCCAGCTGACCAGGAGACCCTACAG GCTCTGTTCCAGCGCTGTGAGAAGCTCAGGCCGCTGCTCTTCCGCCTGGCCAGCGAGGCGGTGGCTGACGAGGAAGCTCTAG CTGAGATCCTGCAAGCCAATGACAAGCTCTCACGGGCGCTGGGGCAGTACAGGCAGGTTGTGGCCAGCCAGGAGAACGGGGATGGAGTAGGttcagctgccagctctgcccatgcACCAG CGTGCCGAGCAGCCCCACGGCGCATGAAGAGCTACACCCTGATCGACTTCTCTGAGCTGGAGGCCATGGCCCAGACTCCCCCAGATCCCTTTGCAGACACACCCTCGGCCTCCCGCCACAGCAGCACAACCTCCACCTGCCTGCTCGAGGAGGAGTTACAGTCCTTAG GTCTCTGCAATTCCCCTGTCATACAGAAACCACCACCTGATTTTGGCCTAGCAGAG CCTGCTGTACACAATGGATTTAGGGAAGGTGTAAGTGCTGTTCATACCCTGGGACCACAGGAGAGTTGGGAAGacagctgtgcagggaagagTGCGTTCCGGAGCCTGGATGAACAGCTCTCTCCATTATCCAAGACCAAGACATTCTCTTT ggaTTTATCACCAATGAAATTGCCCTTTCCAGATCTTCCAAATAACTCAGTGGCAGATCCTCCACTCCTCAGTCCAGGCTATGAGCTGAAGCCTGCTGCCTCTTTGCATCCAGCTTCCTATGATGCTTCTCTAGAAAACCTTTTTGTGCCTTTAGTCTCAGTTACACCAA GCACTATCTGTCCACTCACTGTGTATGATAGGAATGGTTTCAAGGCCATGCTCCACTTCTCCAGAGACCCGGCTCCCGGCCGGCCAGATGTGCTGGTGATGGTTCTGTCCATGCTGAGCACCTCAGCTCACCCCATTAAGGACATAGTGTTCCAGGCTGCAGTCCCAAAG accATGCAAATTAAGTTACAACCAGCCTCAGGTTCTGAGCTGCCAGCCTTCAACCCTCTCCTCCCACCTGCAGTGGtgtcccaggtgctgctgctcgCCAACCCACACAAG gATCCTATCCGACTGAGGTACAAACTGGTGTTCATGCAGGGCgtgcagccctgcagtgagGTGGGAGAGGTGACTGGCTTTCCagaagcagagctctggggcaggagctgA